One part of the Leclercia sp. LSNIH1 genome encodes these proteins:
- a CDS encoding tail fiber domain-containing protein, with amino-acid sequence MAQLVGMPIKPNVVPFFDTDSRLKTTGISDFAREVIAESDAAGVLSKLGLDGADTLRDDIADPAGAENNPELQMSRWRDEGDVRSWGAKVDGVADDTAAFNSVLGIPARVPEGTARCSPGLFSVARLIGSLKSKLKQVSATGNFLSFRKPDGGRIANLDIESSKGGAATTQGHQLDIQDGNDVTLENLNFKGAEGTGFSIILYNNTIPYQTGFIVKSIRGKYTKSVSGADAGCVLLALNRKSIVDGVIATGYPQFGAVELKDDARHNITTNVIGDDCENGVYLGTQTSLTPNGNIINNVLASKPGFSAVEAGGGHNNLISNVMADYTDSAATQAHGATTTGDANVFDNVYMQGCTGVNSIGGVQTAYHMRFRDSAKNNYASIFPHYTASGIVNFEVGTTRNFVEIKHPGARTSIFAQASAIGDKSTITGDANSNVVHAPALGQYFGTMSGTFEWRIKDIPVPAGVFVTADRFRFMCDGAVSMAVGGGTTAQLKLFNSDGTTRTISLAQNQTLRLDTGSGNYLQVGSTTLTPNQTNAYTLGSASNAWAGGTTQTAFTVLSDGRAKGEPLMLARGYSSDDITSDERVMEDNSADKMLDAWSEVDLVQYQLLDRIEAKGEDGARWHFGIIAQRAVEAFARHGLDAHRFAFLCYDEWDAEYEPEVLTREIFNEVTEEWELEQYETGKMICIREAGDRYGIRYEEALILEAALQRRTVERLLTNYKDINSRLVALEAR; translated from the coding sequence ATGGCTCAACTGGTAGGGATGCCAATCAAACCAAACGTTGTGCCGTTCTTTGATACAGATTCAAGGCTGAAGACTACAGGAATTAGCGACTTTGCCCGAGAGGTGATTGCGGAATCAGATGCGGCCGGTGTTCTGTCAAAGCTTGGGCTGGATGGGGCCGATACTCTCCGTGATGATATAGCTGATCCTGCTGGCGCAGAGAATAACCCTGAACTACAGATGTCACGCTGGCGGGATGAGGGTGATGTGCGCAGCTGGGGAGCTAAGGTTGACGGGGTGGCTGATGACACTGCGGCGTTCAATTCCGTTCTTGGTATCCCGGCCCGGGTGCCGGAAGGTACCGCCAGATGCAGCCCGGGATTATTTTCTGTAGCCAGGCTGATTGGTTCCCTGAAATCGAAGCTGAAGCAGGTCTCTGCGACCGGGAATTTCCTGTCATTCCGCAAGCCAGACGGTGGACGTATTGCAAACCTGGATATTGAATCCAGTAAAGGCGGCGCTGCCACCACTCAGGGGCATCAGTTAGACATTCAGGATGGCAACGACGTCACCCTGGAGAACCTGAATTTTAAAGGGGCTGAAGGTACCGGCTTTTCCATAATTCTGTATAACAACACTATTCCGTACCAGACCGGCTTTATCGTTAAAAGTATTCGCGGAAAATATACAAAGTCTGTTAGCGGTGCTGATGCTGGCTGTGTATTGCTTGCGCTTAACCGCAAGTCAATTGTCGATGGCGTTATTGCAACAGGCTATCCTCAATTCGGTGCGGTTGAGCTCAAGGATGATGCGAGGCACAACATCACGACAAATGTCATCGGTGATGATTGTGAAAACGGAGTCTATCTCGGGACGCAGACGTCCCTCACGCCAAACGGCAACATCATCAATAATGTTCTGGCCAGCAAGCCGGGGTTTAGTGCTGTTGAGGCCGGTGGTGGGCATAATAACCTGATATCCAACGTCATGGCGGACTATACCGATTCTGCTGCAACGCAGGCGCACGGGGCGACCACGACTGGCGACGCTAACGTTTTTGACAATGTTTATATGCAAGGGTGTACAGGTGTTAACTCAATAGGCGGAGTGCAGACTGCGTACCATATGCGTTTCCGTGACTCGGCCAAAAACAATTATGCCTCTATTTTCCCTCACTATACCGCATCCGGTATCGTGAATTTTGAGGTGGGCACCACCCGTAATTTTGTGGAAATTAAACACCCCGGCGCGCGAACCAGCATTTTCGCTCAGGCCTCTGCCATTGGGGATAAATCAACCATTACCGGTGATGCAAACAGTAACGTGGTTCACGCTCCGGCCCTGGGTCAGTATTTTGGCACCATGTCAGGCACGTTCGAATGGCGCATTAAGGACATCCCCGTCCCTGCCGGAGTGTTTGTTACAGCCGACCGTTTCAGATTTATGTGCGACGGTGCGGTTTCTATGGCCGTTGGTGGAGGAACCACAGCCCAGTTAAAACTGTTCAATTCGGACGGCACGACACGGACTATTTCACTGGCCCAAAACCAGACGCTTCGACTGGACACGGGCTCCGGAAACTACCTCCAGGTCGGTTCAACCACTCTGACGCCAAATCAGACCAATGCCTACACGCTAGGTAGTGCGTCAAACGCCTGGGCTGGCGGCACAACGCAGACTGCATTCACTGTGCTGTCTGACGGGAGGGCTAAAGGTGAGCCACTAATGCTAGCGCGTGGCTATTCAAGCGATGACATCACTTCAGATGAACGCGTGATGGAGGATAACTCCGCCGATAAGATGCTGGACGCCTGGTCTGAAGTGGATTTGGTTCAATACCAGCTACTGGACCGGATTGAGGCAAAAGGCGAAGACGGGGCACGTTGGCACTTTGGTATCATCGCCCAGCGTGCGGTTGAGGCGTTCGCTCGCCACGGCCTGGATGCGCACCGGTTTGCTTTCCTGTGCTACGACGAGTGGGATGCTGAATATGAGCCAGAAGTCTTAACGCGTGAAATTTTCAACGAAGTGACTGAAGAGTGGGAACTGGAACAGTACGAAACCGGGAAGATGATCTGCATCCGTGAAGCAGGTGATCGCTATGGCATCCGTTACGAAGAAGCCTTAATACTTGAGGCTGCTTTGCAAAGGCGCACTGTTGAACGCTTGCTGACCAACTATAAAGATATCAATTCCCGTCTTGTTGCTCTTGAGGCTCGTTAA
- a CDS encoding phage tail tape measure protein, whose protein sequence is MRQLDFTLSLIDKLTRPLKQAQTSVTDFADKSKDAFKRIGVGALATWGVAQTVRGALSPAIEMFDALNEASARGIDSTALESVRRDALLFSATYGASAVEFVNSTAQINGAIDGLTAKELPKMTKVANTLAFAMKATSQDTSEFMGQMFANFKSDADRLGKVQFAEQLAGKMTVMRQRFGVEMGAIKDLMEGARGVGNNFNIGIDEQLAVLGQLSRSLGSEASGAYESFMNSAVEGAKKLGLSFKDAQGNMLSMPDMLIKLQGKYGKSLEGNLKAQKELDDAFGDSSAVVKQLYGNIDSLQRNITELGGSDGLKRTQEMAAKMVKPWDRFVAILNAAQTVIGLTLLPVLYPLLNKLADMGATFVKWMQMFPNIARVVGYVTLAVLSMAAAGALANVVMGVSFFVMTGLRGIWAALTSVTKLYTAAVWLSTKAVAVWNAGLAVLRGALLAVRMAAVMAGIGINLMSWPVLLIIGAIALLVAGCWLLVKNWEAIKAAVMNTAAFKVLAEAVIWVAGVFQSAWQSIADGWNSFVALLTGFSPLDSLTGMASGIVGLFDNVWNTIKATFLNSWNWIVEKLNKIPGVDISLAGGNSEQPLTQNTLSTGGNLTGVDKGGISKTINSNAKSVTDQSKHYGQVNIYPKEAMTPGQLAEWSELQ, encoded by the coding sequence ATGAGACAACTGGATTTTACATTAAGCCTGATCGACAAATTAACGCGCCCGTTAAAACAGGCGCAGACGTCGGTGACGGATTTTGCAGATAAATCAAAGGATGCGTTTAAACGTATTGGCGTGGGCGCGCTGGCCACGTGGGGCGTCGCGCAGACCGTGCGCGGCGCACTGTCCCCGGCTATTGAAATGTTTGATGCGCTTAATGAGGCCTCGGCGCGGGGTATCGACAGTACGGCGCTAGAATCTGTCCGGCGTGATGCGCTGCTGTTCAGCGCCACTTATGGGGCAAGCGCCGTCGAGTTCGTCAACTCTACGGCGCAGATTAACGGAGCAATTGACGGTCTGACGGCGAAAGAGCTGCCGAAGATGACCAAGGTCGCCAATACCCTGGCCTTTGCGATGAAAGCCACCTCTCAGGATACCTCTGAGTTTATGGGGCAGATGTTCGCCAACTTTAAAAGCGACGCTGACCGCCTGGGCAAGGTGCAGTTTGCCGAGCAGCTGGCAGGAAAAATGACGGTGATGCGCCAGCGGTTCGGCGTGGAAATGGGCGCGATTAAAGACCTGATGGAAGGCGCGCGCGGTGTCGGGAATAACTTCAATATCGGGATCGATGAGCAGCTGGCCGTGCTGGGGCAACTGAGCCGCAGCCTGGGATCTGAGGCCAGCGGTGCCTATGAGTCGTTTATGAACAGCGCGGTGGAAGGTGCTAAAAAGCTGGGGCTGTCCTTTAAGGACGCGCAGGGAAATATGCTCTCGATGCCGGACATGCTCATCAAGTTGCAGGGCAAATACGGAAAGAGCCTGGAGGGCAACCTTAAGGCGCAAAAAGAGCTGGATGACGCCTTCGGTGACAGTTCGGCGGTGGTGAAGCAGCTCTACGGCAATATTGATTCGCTGCAGCGCAACATCACTGAGCTGGGCGGTTCTGACGGTCTGAAACGTACCCAGGAAATGGCCGCGAAAATGGTCAAGCCGTGGGACAGGTTTGTGGCCATCCTGAATGCCGCGCAGACCGTGATTGGCCTGACGCTGCTGCCCGTGCTGTATCCGCTGCTGAATAAGCTGGCCGATATGGGTGCCACCTTCGTGAAGTGGATGCAGATGTTCCCGAATATCGCCCGCGTCGTGGGGTATGTGACGCTTGCGGTGTTAAGCATGGCCGCAGCCGGGGCCCTGGCGAATGTTGTTATGGGGGTGTCGTTCTTCGTGATGACCGGGCTGCGCGGGATCTGGGCGGCGCTGACGTCAGTGACGAAGCTTTACACCGCCGCAGTCTGGTTGTCCACAAAGGCCGTCGCCGTGTGGAATGCCGGGCTGGCCGTTCTGCGCGGTGCCCTGCTTGCCGTACGCATGGCGGCGGTAATGGCCGGGATCGGCATCAACCTGATGAGCTGGCCGGTACTGCTGATCATCGGCGCGATTGCCCTGCTGGTTGCCGGGTGCTGGTTGCTGGTTAAGAACTGGGAAGCCATCAAAGCGGCAGTGATGAATACCGCGGCGTTTAAGGTGCTTGCCGAAGCCGTGATCTGGGTGGCTGGAGTGTTCCAGAGTGCATGGCAGTCAATCGCCGATGGCTGGAACAGTTTTGTGGCTCTGCTTACCGGTTTTTCTCCGCTGGATTCACTGACGGGTATGGCAAGCGGCATTGTCGGCTTATTCGACAATGTCTGGAATACCATCAAAGCCACGTTTTTAAACTCATGGAACTGGATTGTAGAAAAGCTGAATAAAATTCCGGGCGTGGATATTTCGCTTGCCGGAGGCAATAGCGAGCAGCCATTAACGCAAAATACATTATCCACGGGCGGGAATCTAACGGGTGTTGATAAAGGTGGTATCAGCAAAACCATTAACAGCAACGCTAAATCAGTGACTGACCAGAGCAAACATTACGGACAGGTAAATATTTATCCGAAGGAAGCAATGACGCCGGGACAACTTGCGGAATGGAGCGAACTGCAATGA
- a CDS encoding DUF6890 family protein produces MESNGLSQYVILRRHYLPNGEDNIDDIAAAVWLDNRYWENMKVAVANGIGTAFKGS; encoded by the coding sequence ATTGAATCAAATGGACTCAGCCAGTACGTAATATTACGCCGCCATTACCTCCCCAACGGGGAAGATAATATTGATGATATCGCCGCTGCCGTCTGGCTCGATAACCGCTACTGGGAAAATATGAAAGTAGCGGTGGCTAATGGAATTGGAACCGCGTTTAAAGGCTCATAA
- a CDS encoding DUF2590 family protein has product MSELLYIDLLIEGRNFVLNSGNEPVLCNNKQSIGQDIVHSILESGLATELIAERSPTMRGDILTRLELLIESDERIEPGTVVITEESAKRLWITAGTWDFGSVSVRAEL; this is encoded by the coding sequence ATGAGTGAACTTTTATATATTGATTTACTGATTGAGGGTCGGAATTTCGTTCTTAACTCCGGTAATGAGCCTGTGCTTTGCAATAACAAACAAAGTATCGGGCAGGACATTGTGCATTCAATTCTCGAAAGCGGTCTTGCTACTGAATTAATTGCTGAGCGCAGTCCGACCATGCGCGGAGATATTTTAACCCGGCTGGAATTACTTATTGAAAGCGATGAGCGAATAGAGCCGGGAACGGTGGTGATCACAGAGGAAAGCGCAAAGCGCCTGTGGATCACTGCGGGTACATGGGATTTTGGTTCGGTATCGGTTAGGGCGGAATTATGA
- a CDS encoding DUF2586 domain-containing protein: MTWPLVDVNQVNQLLGEVTEVERAALFIGKGTTNTGKTIAVNAQTDFDAVLGEEDSPLKSDLIAAQANAGQNWWAFVHALPEDAAEKDWVDAVIAAQVSCSVEGVVLCDDVSEKATINDAATLRSNLIAKFGRWVWFALAVEGFQSDEDQAEYLARLSALQAGIAEKAVQLVPRIWGNEPGVLAGRLCNRAVTIADSPARVKTGALLSLGSDDLPKDGTGKTIEIATLQALESQRFSVAMWYPDYDGIYWSDGRTLDVEGGDYQSIETVRIADKAARRVRLLAIGKIGDRSLNSTPGSIAAHQTLFARPLREMSKAAEINGVLFPGETKPPQDGDVQIVWKTKKHVEIYIVVRTYEVPLQITISLLLDQNTETSA, from the coding sequence ATGACCTGGCCGTTAGTGGATGTGAACCAGGTAAATCAGTTGCTGGGCGAGGTGACGGAAGTCGAACGCGCGGCGCTGTTTATCGGGAAAGGTACGACCAACACCGGGAAAACTATCGCGGTGAACGCGCAGACGGATTTTGATGCCGTGCTGGGTGAGGAAGATTCGCCGCTGAAAAGCGATCTGATCGCAGCCCAGGCCAACGCCGGGCAGAACTGGTGGGCGTTTGTTCACGCCCTGCCGGAAGACGCGGCGGAAAAAGACTGGGTGGATGCCGTAATCGCGGCGCAGGTTTCCTGTTCGGTTGAAGGTGTCGTGCTCTGCGATGACGTCAGTGAGAAGGCAACGATCAACGATGCCGCCACGCTGCGCTCAAACCTGATTGCGAAGTTTGGCCGCTGGGTGTGGTTCGCGCTGGCCGTCGAAGGCTTCCAGTCTGATGAAGACCAGGCGGAATATCTGGCGCGACTCTCGGCGCTACAGGCGGGCATTGCAGAAAAGGCGGTGCAGCTGGTTCCCCGTATCTGGGGCAACGAGCCGGGCGTGCTGGCCGGGCGGCTGTGTAACCGTGCTGTCACTATTGCTGACAGCCCGGCGCGCGTAAAAACCGGGGCGCTGCTGAGTCTGGGCAGTGACGATCTGCCGAAGGATGGCACGGGTAAGACGATTGAGATTGCGACGCTGCAGGCGCTGGAATCGCAGCGTTTCAGCGTGGCGATGTGGTATCCCGATTACGACGGCATTTACTGGTCTGACGGGCGCACGCTGGACGTTGAGGGCGGTGATTACCAGTCGATTGAAACGGTACGTATTGCTGATAAGGCGGCGCGCCGGGTTCGTCTGCTGGCCATCGGCAAAATCGGGGATCGTTCGCTGAACAGCACGCCGGGCAGTATCGCCGCGCACCAGACGCTGTTTGCGCGCCCGCTGCGGGAAATGTCGAAAGCCGCTGAGATTAACGGGGTGTTGTTCCCTGGCGAAACGAAGCCACCGCAGGACGGGGATGTGCAGATCGTCTGGAAAACGAAAAAGCACGTCGAGATTTACATCGTGGTTCGCACGTATGAAGTGCCGCTGCAAATCACGATCAGCCTGCTGCTTGACCAGAACACGGAGACCAGCGCATGA
- a CDS encoding phage virion morphogenesis protein — MFAGGELNKKQLAELRQALASLELPPKKRQRLLWRLAKYGLIAAAKRNVRNQQSPDGQPWPGRRTKRRGKMLRNMPKLLHIREMPEIAAVRVYLQGGGYRNGESPVPAGVVGYAQQNGMTMRINRSSGARGSNSGKMATVSQAKKLRLLGYQVKRGKRMVKPTYKQLMETMSYDQAGLLIRKLLGKTVKNSWTIDLPARAFLGMSDEEFNKALARQLQAIGFGWDVNA, encoded by the coding sequence ATGTTTGCGGGCGGTGAGCTGAATAAAAAGCAGCTGGCCGAACTGCGGCAGGCGCTGGCCAGCCTGGAACTGCCGCCGAAAAAGCGCCAGCGGTTGCTGTGGCGTCTGGCGAAATACGGACTGATTGCCGCGGCTAAGCGCAACGTCCGTAACCAGCAGTCACCGGATGGCCAGCCGTGGCCAGGGCGCAGGACAAAGCGCAGGGGGAAGATGCTGCGCAATATGCCGAAGCTGCTGCACATCCGGGAAATGCCGGAAATCGCCGCCGTCCGGGTGTACCTGCAGGGCGGTGGATACCGCAACGGTGAATCACCGGTTCCGGCCGGGGTAGTGGGGTACGCGCAGCAGAACGGCATGACGATGCGCATTAACCGCAGCAGCGGGGCACGGGGGAGTAACAGCGGCAAGATGGCCACGGTGTCGCAGGCCAAAAAACTGCGGTTACTGGGCTACCAGGTGAAGCGGGGCAAGCGGATGGTAAAGCCCACGTACAAGCAGCTGATGGAAACCATGAGTTACGACCAGGCCGGATTGCTGATCCGCAAGCTGCTCGGCAAAACGGTGAAAAACAGCTGGACGATTGATCTACCCGCCCGTGCCTTCCTCGGCATGAGCGATGAAGAATTTAACAAGGCGCTGGCGCGCCAGCTGCAGGCCATCGGCTTTGGCTGGGACGTGAACGCGTAG
- a CDS encoding putative phage tail assembly chaperone, which translates to MSEKIKLAIAGVELVFEPNVTAYNKFINDMSMDNKVAPAVSYLKRIVATESKTALEDFITRPGVPLQLVAKVNEIYAPELEIEVKN; encoded by the coding sequence ATGAGCGAGAAAATTAAATTAGCTATTGCAGGTGTTGAGCTGGTATTTGAGCCAAACGTGACCGCCTATAACAAGTTCATTAATGATATGTCGATGGATAACAAAGTCGCCCCGGCTGTCAGTTATTTAAAACGTATCGTGGCAACGGAAAGTAAAACGGCGCTGGAAGACTTTATTACCCGTCCGGGCGTGCCGCTGCAGCTGGTTGCGAAAGTAAATGAAATTTACGCGCCTGAACTGGAAATCGAAGTAAAAAACTAA
- a CDS encoding phage tail protein — protein sequence MPDFLKKLASLALPFWMNEGEPKKLLAAARRFWARVYGWITWPVNQFDPLTCNESLLNLLAWDRDITRFKHEPLALFRKRVAYAFVNARDAGSVAGFIAIFERLGIGYVELVERQPGIDWDIITVRVSDSQLAANTELMIQIIRQYGRTCRRYQYEVMTTLKLFINAGWDEGELICYSARESVSGTDREYGEYMVFPAVSHNENNAVFGAKL from the coding sequence ATGCCTGATTTTCTGAAAAAGCTGGCGTCACTGGCGCTGCCGTTCTGGATGAACGAAGGGGAGCCGAAAAAGCTGCTTGCCGCCGCCCGGCGATTCTGGGCGCGGGTATATGGCTGGATCACCTGGCCAGTTAACCAGTTTGATCCGCTGACCTGCAATGAGTCACTGCTGAACCTGCTGGCGTGGGACAGGGATATCACCCGGTTTAAACATGAGCCGCTGGCGTTGTTCCGTAAACGTGTGGCGTATGCCTTTGTTAATGCCCGTGATGCCGGGTCGGTTGCGGGGTTTATCGCGATTTTCGAGCGACTCGGCATCGGGTATGTGGAGCTGGTCGAGCGTCAGCCTGGTATTGACTGGGACATTATCACGGTTCGCGTCTCTGACAGTCAGCTGGCGGCGAATACTGAGCTGATGATCCAGATTATCCGCCAGTACGGGCGAACCTGTCGCCGTTACCAGTACGAGGTCATGACGACACTGAAACTGTTTATCAATGCCGGTTGGGATGAAGGGGAGCTGATCTGCTACAGCGCCCGTGAGTCTGTGTCCGGTACTGACAGGGAATACGGGGAGTACATGGTATTCCCCGCTGTATCACATAACGAAAATAACGCCGTCTTTGGCGCAAAATTATAG
- a CDS encoding baseplate J/gp47 family protein: protein MTTKPDVDFNEVVKKSGMPTTAEELRTQFNAIAAEEGLITNTSRMSPFWRLITAIVTTPVLWLKDVLVSTVLANMFVATASGQLLRLLAWAVNVTPKPAVAAQGVIRFYKMDARAVVTVKAGTRIQTERINGVVYELATTADFTITADMASALIPVTASATGGAWNLAPGYYRILPVAVAGISRVVNEDDWLTTPGADEESDDELRERCRNQFNLVGNYHTDAVYRSMIASVAGLSIDRIYFEHDAPRGPGTANAYLLLDTGVISQPFIDAVNEHITGQGHHGHGDDMQCFPLPETLHQLTVTVYVENLANLAVDEYTALQSGVENLIRSAFRENSDFDVKRTWPYDRFSFSNLGRELHKTYAVIDSLAFSLTDIVSDLNVPRLSSLTVELKDA from the coding sequence ATGACAACGAAGCCGGATGTTGATTTTAACGAAGTGGTGAAGAAAAGCGGAATGCCGACCACGGCGGAGGAGCTGCGCACGCAGTTCAACGCCATCGCGGCAGAAGAGGGGCTGATTACCAATACCTCCCGCATGTCGCCCTTCTGGCGGCTGATCACTGCCATCGTGACCACGCCCGTTCTGTGGCTCAAGGACGTCCTGGTATCCACGGTGCTGGCGAACATGTTCGTGGCCACGGCATCCGGTCAGCTGCTGCGACTGCTGGCGTGGGCGGTGAACGTGACGCCGAAACCCGCTGTTGCCGCCCAGGGCGTCATTCGTTTTTACAAAATGGATGCCCGCGCCGTGGTCACGGTGAAGGCGGGAACGCGTATCCAGACTGAGCGCATTAACGGGGTGGTGTACGAGCTGGCCACTACGGCGGACTTTACCATTACCGCCGATATGGCCAGCGCCCTGATCCCGGTAACTGCTTCCGCCACGGGCGGCGCCTGGAACCTTGCGCCGGGCTATTACCGTATTTTGCCTGTGGCCGTGGCGGGCATCAGCCGGGTGGTCAATGAGGATGACTGGCTGACCACACCGGGCGCGGATGAAGAGAGCGATGACGAGCTGCGCGAACGCTGCCGGAACCAGTTCAACCTGGTGGGTAATTACCACACCGATGCTGTTTACCGCTCAATGATTGCCAGCGTGGCTGGGCTGAGTATTGACCGCATTTATTTTGAGCATGACGCGCCGCGGGGGCCGGGTACGGCAAACGCTTATCTGCTGCTGGATACGGGGGTCATTTCGCAACCCTTTATTGACGCGGTGAATGAGCATATCACCGGGCAGGGCCACCACGGGCATGGCGATGATATGCAGTGTTTTCCCCTGCCGGAAACCCTGCATCAGCTGACTGTGACCGTGTACGTGGAGAACCTGGCAAATCTTGCTGTGGATGAATACACCGCCCTGCAATCGGGCGTTGAAAACCTGATCCGCAGCGCGTTCCGGGAAAACAGTGATTTTGACGTGAAACGTACCTGGCCGTATGACCGGTTTTCATTTTCAAACCTCGGGCGGGAGTTGCACAAAACCTACGCCGTGATCGACTCTCTGGCGTTTTCGCTGACCGATATCGTCAGCGATCTGAATGTCCCGCGTTTGTCCAGTCTGACCGTGGAGCTGAAGGATGCCTGA
- a CDS encoding phage holin family protein, protein MQEHEKSLLSLLLIGALIAIGKVLSGDDPITLRHFAGRVILGSFVSVMAGAVLIQIPNANPLAIQGVGAALGIAGYQAVELWLRRRAAGKKEGSEAQ, encoded by the coding sequence ATGCAGGAACATGAAAAAAGCCTCCTTTCACTGCTGTTAATCGGAGCCCTGATTGCCATCGGCAAGGTGCTGTCTGGTGATGACCCCATCACGCTGCGCCATTTTGCGGGGCGCGTGATCCTTGGCAGCTTTGTGTCGGTGATGGCCGGAGCGGTACTGATTCAAATCCCGAACGCCAATCCCCTGGCCATTCAGGGGGTGGGGGCGGCGCTGGGTATTGCGGGTTATCAGGCAGTTGAATTGTGGTTGCGCCGTCGCGCAGCCGGGAAAAAGGAAGGGAGCGAAGCACAATGA
- a CDS encoding M15 family metallopeptidase gives MTLSEKQQLFTIMVANLVLWAETHGYRLTYGEAYRTPEQAALNAKKGSGIANSLHTQRLAVDFNLFINGQYQDKSEAYLPLGEYWESLGGSWGGRFKSNPDGNHFSLEHNGVR, from the coding sequence ATGACACTGAGCGAAAAACAGCAGCTGTTCACCATCATGGTGGCCAATCTGGTGCTGTGGGCTGAAACCCACGGCTACCGTCTGACGTATGGCGAGGCATACCGCACGCCGGAACAGGCGGCGCTGAATGCGAAGAAGGGCAGCGGGATCGCGAACAGCCTGCACACCCAGCGTCTGGCCGTAGATTTTAACCTGTTCATTAACGGCCAGTACCAGGACAAGAGCGAAGCGTATCTGCCGCTGGGTGAATACTGGGAGTCGCTGGGCGGCAGCTGGGGCGGGCGCTTCAAGTCCAACCCGGACGGCAACCATTTCAGCCTGGAACACAACGGGGTGCGCTGA
- a CDS encoding baseplate complex protein, whose translation MTAITLALNGEAIRLKNMRITVSQQFPDKDQSGGTSSTAKSEEGAKGKELRVSGEIPFKDIDILTRLFQLANATGSGGARTVYRVANNVARAVNLREASFSGTIDAPQQEGRMSWLVTFTLTEFLSVAEKKEAVATSRATSKAQGAGAGAGGSGVASAGESDEKMTWFERKVLKPVNDALE comes from the coding sequence ATGACAGCGATCACGCTGGCGCTTAACGGCGAAGCCATCCGGCTTAAAAATATGCGGATCACCGTTTCCCAGCAGTTCCCGGATAAAGACCAGTCGGGCGGTACATCATCCACGGCCAAGTCCGAAGAAGGTGCAAAAGGCAAGGAGCTGCGTGTATCTGGTGAAATCCCGTTTAAGGATATCGATATTCTCACGCGCCTGTTCCAGCTGGCCAACGCCACGGGATCAGGTGGCGCGCGCACTGTGTACCGGGTTGCAAATAATGTTGCCCGTGCAGTCAATCTGCGTGAAGCCTCGTTTTCCGGGACGATTGACGCGCCGCAGCAGGAAGGGCGTATGTCCTGGCTTGTCACGTTTACCCTGACCGAGTTCCTGAGCGTGGCAGAGAAAAAAGAAGCCGTTGCAACTTCCCGCGCAACCAGTAAAGCGCAGGGGGCTGGCGCTGGCGCAGGCGGTTCAGGAGTCGCAAGCGCGGGTGAATCAGATGAAAAAATGACGTGGTTTGAACGCAAGGTTCTGAAACCCGTAAACGATGCCCTGGAGTGA
- a CDS encoding phage protein, translated as MSKRISGMSFDVYVDGDLVHVEACTLDITDNTTAATTHGVPDGYVDGDVTAEGELELATKAVAVLKARAQQNGSWRGIPPLDLLFYAKAGDEEIKVEAFGCKLNLSSLLNIDPKGGAVSTRKFKFVVTDPRFINIDGIPYLEAEATENLIG; from the coding sequence ATGAGCAAACGTATTTCAGGTATGTCCTTTGACGTCTATGTGGACGGCGATCTGGTACACGTTGAGGCGTGTACCCTGGACATTACCGACAACACGACAGCGGCCACCACGCACGGCGTGCCGGACGGTTACGTTGATGGTGACGTGACGGCAGAGGGTGAGCTTGAGCTGGCAACAAAAGCCGTTGCGGTGCTCAAGGCGCGTGCGCAGCAGAACGGATCATGGCGCGGTATCCCGCCGCTCGATCTCCTGTTCTACGCAAAAGCGGGCGATGAAGAAATCAAGGTTGAGGCGTTCGGCTGCAAGCTGAATCTCTCCAGCCTCCTGAATATCGACCCCAAAGGGGGCGCGGTATCCACACGCAAATTTAAGTTTGTCGTGACTGACCCGCGTTTTATCAACATTGACGGCATCCCGTACCTGGAAGCGGAAGCCACGGAAAACCTGATCGGTTAA